Part of the Quercus robur chromosome 5, dhQueRobu3.1, whole genome shotgun sequence genome, ttctgtttaaaacttagatagatgccgtaagttgttaatttcccctaagtctgtggtccgaggagccatgcaggacttaggttctgtttaaaacttggataggtGCCctaagtttaaaacttggatagatgccataagttattaatttccactaagtctgtggtccgaggagctatgcaggacttaggttctgttttaaacttagatagatgccataagttgttaatttcccctaaattaatggtccgaggagccatgcaggacttaggttctgtataaaacttagatagatgccgtaagttgttaatttcccctaagtctgtggtccgaggagccatgcaggacttaggttctgtttaaaacttggataggtGCCctaagtttaaaacttggatagatgtcataagttattaatttccactaagtctgtggtccgagaagccatgcaggaattaggttctgtttaaaacttggatagataccgtaagttgttaatttcccctaagtctgtggtccgaggagtcatgcaggacataggttctgtttaaaacttggatagatgtcataagttattaatttcccctaagtctgtggtccgaggaaccatgcaggacttaggttctgtttaaaacttagatagacgcaataagttattaatttcccctatgtctgtggtccgaggagccatgaaggacttaggttctgtttaaaacttgaatagatgctgtaagttgttaatttcccctaagtctaaTTTTccttaagtctgtggtccgatgggccatgcaggacttaggttctgtttaaaacttggatagatgccataagttattaatttcccctaggtctatggtccgaggagccatgcaggacttaggttctgtttaaaacttggatagatgccataagttattaatttcccctaaatctgtggtccgaggagtcatgcaggactttggttctgtttaaaacttagatagatgccataagttattaatttcccctaagtctgtggtccgaggagccatgcaagacttaagttttgtttaaaacttggatagatgccataagttattaatttcccctaagtctgtggtccgaggagctatgCAGAACTTAGGtcctgtttaaaacttggatagatgccataagttattaatttcccctaagtctgtggtccgaggagctatgcaggacttaggttctgtttaaaacttagatagatgccataagttgttaatttcccctaaattaatggtccaaggagccatgcgggacttaggttctgtttaaaacttagatagatGCCGTAacttgttaatttcccctaagtctgtggtccgaggagccatgcaagacttaggttctgtttaaaacttggataggtGCCctaagtttaaaacttggatagatgtcataagttattaatttcccctaagtctgtggttcgagaagctatgcaggacttaggttctgtttaaaacttagatagatgtcataagttgttaatttcccctaaattaatggtccgaggagccatgcaggacttaggttctgtttaaaacttagatagatgccgtaagttgttaatttcccctaagtctatggtccgaggagccatgcaggacttaggttctgtttaaaacttggataggtGCCctaagtttaaaacttggatagatgccataagttattaatttaccctaagtctgtggtccgaggagctatgcaggacttaggttctgtttaaaacttagatagatgccataagttgttaatttcccctaaattaATGGTCctaggagccatgcaggacttaagttctgtttaaaacttagatagatgccgtaagttgttaatttcccctaagtctgtggtccgaggagccatgcaggacttaggttctgtttaaaacttggatagatgtcataagttattaatttcccctaagtctgtggtccgaggaaccatgcaggacttaggttctgtttaaaacttagatagacgcaataagttattaatttcccctatgtctgtggtccgaggagccatgaaggacttaggttctgtttaaaacttgaatagatgctgtaagttgttaatttcccctaagtctaaTTTTccttaagtctgtggtccgatgggccatgcaggacttaggttctgtttaaaacttggatagatgccataagttattaatttcccctaggtctatggtccgaggagccatgcaggacttaggttctgtttaaaacttggatagatgccataagttattaatttcccctaaatctgtggtccgaggagtcatgcaggactttggttctgtttaaaacttagatagatgccataagttattaatttcccctaagtctgtggtccgaggagccatgcaagacttaagttttgtttaaaacttggatagatgccataagttattaatttcccctaagtctgtggtccgaggagctatgCAGAACTTAGGtcctgtttaaaacttggatagatgccataagttattaatttcccctaagtctgtggtccgaggagctatgcaggacttaggttctgtttaaaacttagatagatgccataagttgttaatttcccctaaattaatggtccaaggagccatgcgggacttaggttctgtttaaaacttagatagatGCCGTAacttgttaatttcccctaagtctgtggtccgaggagccatgcaagacttaggttctgtttaaaacttggataggtGCCctaagtttaaaacttggatagatgtcataagttattaatttcccctaagtctgtggttcgagaagctatgcaggacttaggttctgtttaaaacttagatagatgtcataagttgttaatttcccctaaattaatggtccgaggagccatgcaggacttaggttctgtttaaaacttagatagatgccgtaagttgttaatttcccctaagtctatggtccgaggagccatgcaggacttaggttctgtttaaaacttggataggtGCCctaagtttaaaacttggatagatgccataagttattaatttaccctaagtctgtggtccgaggagctatgcaggacttaggttctgtttaaaacttagatagatgccataagttgttaatttcccctaaattaATGGTCctaggagccatgcaggacttaagttctgtttaaaacttagatagatgccgtaagttgttaatttcccctaagtctgtggtccgaggagccatgcaggacttaggttctgtttaaaacttggataggtGCCctaagtttaaaacttggatagatgtcataagttattaatttccactaagtctgtggtccgagaagccatgcaggaattaggttctgtttaaaacttggatagataccgtaagttgttaatttcccctaagtctgtggtccgaggagtcatgcaggacttaggttctgtttaaaacttggatagatgtcataagttattaatttcccctaagtctgtggtccgaggagccatgcaggacttaggttctgtttaaaacttagatagacgccataagttattaatttcccctatgtctgtggtccgaggagccatgaaggacttaggttctgtttaaaacttgaatagatgctgtaagttgttaatttcccctaagtctaaTTTTccttaagtctgtggtccgatgggccatgcaggacttaggttctgtttaaaacttggatagatgccataagttattaatttcccctaagtctgtggtccgaggagccatgcaggacttaggttctgtttaaaacttggatagatgccataagttattaatttcccctaaatctgtggtccgaggagtcatgcaggactttggttctgtttaaaacttagatagatgccataagttattaatttcccctaagtctgtggtccgaggagccatgcaagacttaagttttgtttaaaacttggatagatgccataagttattaatttcccctaagtctgtggtccgaggagctatgCAGAACTTAGGtcctgtttaaaacttggatagatgccataagttattaatttcccctaagtctgtggtccgaggagctatgcaggacttaggttctgtttaaaacttagatagatgccataagttgttaatttcccctaaattaatggtccaaggagccatgcgggacttaggttctgtttaaaacttagatagatgccgtaagttgttaatttcccctaagtctgttgtccgaggagccatgcaggacttaggttttgtttaaaacttggatagatgccctaagtttaaaacttggatagatgtcataagttattaatttcccctaagtctgtggtccgagaagccatgcaggacttaggttctgttttaAACTTGGATAGATAccgtaagttgttaatttcccctaagtctgtggtccgaggagccatgcaggacttaggttctgtttaaaacttggatagatgtcataagttattaatttcccctaagtctgtggtccgaggagccatacaggacttaggttctgtttaaaacttggatagacgccgtaagttgttaatttcccctaagtctgtggtccgaggagccatgtaagacttaggttctgtttaaaacttggatagatgccgtaaattgttaatttcccctaagtctgtcgtccgaggagccatgcaggacttaggttctgtttaaaacttagatagatgctgtaagttgttaatttcccctaagttgttaatttcccttaagtctgtggtccgaggagccatgcaggacttaggttctgtttaaaacttggatagatgccgtaagttgttaatttctcctaagtttgtggtccgaggagccatgcaggacttagattttgtttaaaacttggatagatgccctaagtttaaaacttggatagatgtcataagttattaatttcccctaagtctgtggtccaagaagccatgcaggacttaggttctgtttaaaacttggatagataccgtaagttgttaatttcccctaagtctgtggtccgaggagccatgcaggcttaggttctgtttaaaacttggatagatgtcataagttattaatttcccctaagtctgtggtccgaggagccatgcaggacttaggttctgtttaaaacttagatagatgccgtaagttgttaatttcccctaagttgttaatttcccttaagtctgtggtccgaggagccatgcaggacttaggttctgtttaaaacttgatagatgccgtaagttgttaatttcccctatgtctgtggttcgaggagccgtgcaggacttaggttctgtttaaaacttggatagatgccctaagtttaaaacttggatagatgtcataagttattaatttcccctaagtctatggtccgagaagccatgcaggacttaggttctgtttaaaacttggatagatgccgtaagttgttaatttcccctgagtctgtggtccgaggagccatgcaggacttaggttctgtttaaaacttggatagatgtcgtaagttgttaatttcccctgagtctgtggtccgaggagccatgcaggacttaggttctgtttaaaacttggatagatgccgtaagttgttaatttcccctaagttgttaatttcccctaagtctgtggtccgaggagccatgcagggcttaggctctgtttaaaacttggatagatgccgtaaattgttaatttcccctaagtctgtggtccgatgagtcatgcaggacttaggttctgtttaaaacttggatagatgccataagttattaatttcccctaagtctgtggtccggggagccatgcaagactttagttctgtttaaaacttggctTAATGCGACTGGACTAATGGGTGAGCGATGATCGTGGAAGAAAACATGGATAGAgctacttttattaataataatttcttcttagattatttacattccatgggcgtggtacagttttttcatctaagtcttctaggtaataagcacctattccggccacggagTAGATGCGGTACGGTCCTTCCCAGGTTGGTCCCAGCTTACCCCAGGAAGGGTTTTTAGCACTGccgagaatctttctcatcacgagGTCACCTGGACTTAAAGGTCATAGCCTTACATTAATGTCATATCCCTGCTTTAGCTTCTGGTGATAGCAGGCCATATGGATCAtcgctttttcccttttttcctcgGCTAAATCTAGACTTTTCCCCAATAACTCGTCATTATTGTCTGGGGTGAAGGCGTTAGACCTCAAGGTAGGGAAGCTGTTCTCGATTGGGAGTACGGCctcggccccataagtcattgacaAGGGGTTTTCACCCGTTGACCACCGCGGCGtcgtccgataggtccataaaacATGTgggagctcttccacccatctcccTTTTGCCtcgtccaacctctttttcAGTCCACTcactatgactttgttcacgGCCTCGGCTTGTCCATTTCCTTGAGGGTAGGCAGGAGTGGAATACcggttaatgatcccaaactcgcaGCAGTACTCCCTGAAGTtcttactatcaaattggagaCCATTGTCTGAGATGAGTATGTGGGGAGTTCCGAAGCGTGtaataatgtttttccaaatgaatttcttggcatccacgtccctgatgttggccaaaggttcagcctccacccacttggtgaaataatcAGTTCCGACTATTATATATCGCTTATTCCCTGCTGTTTTGGAGAAAggaccgacaatatcaagaccccactGAGCAAACGGCCAGGGGCTGGAGAGAGGGTTAAGGAcgcctccgggttggtggatatttggggcaaatctctggcactgatcacacttctttgcatattcttgggcctccctttgcatgttcggccaccagtattcTTGGGtaagtgccctgtgcgccagctaTCTTCCTTCagtgtggcttccacaaatcccctcaTGTAACTCTTCAAGTAAGGACTCGGATTCTTCTGGGTGTATACATAATAGTTATGGCCCAGAATAGGAGCGCCGGTATAGTTTACGGTCTTCTGAtaaccagaaccgaggagcattccttCGTATCTTCTCGGTCTCCAGTTTTCCTTCTGGTAGTGTATCGCCCTTTAGGAATTTCACtataggatccatccaactaggaCTCTTTCTAACCTGATGGACCTGAGCTTTCTTTCCTCTAATGGAACTTGTCTGGCATAAATCCTCAACAAGGATTGTCCTGGGCAGGTCATGTGTAGAGGATGTGGCTAGAGTGGCTAGGGAATCCGCATGTGTGTTCTCGCTTCTCGGAACATGCGTCAGGTTAAAGGATTCAAAGTCTGACTACAGGCGTTTGACACGGCCGAGATATTCCTGCATTCTAGCATCTCTAGCTTCTAACTCGCCCATCACTTGGCCAATGACCAATTTGGAGTCCGAGAACGCTTCCATTGCCCTTCCACCCAATTTTCGAACCATCATCATCCCTTGAAGCAAGGCTTCGTACTCGGCCTcgttgttcgtagccgagaacccGAATCTTAGTGATTTCTCAATGGCAATGCCTTcaggcgatattaaaactagcCCAATTCCAAACCCTctttggttggccgcgccatccacgtagacttTCTAGCGCAAGGTTTCCCATGCTGAGattgtgccaaccgattttccatccatgtctttcttctcggttattgtttctatagaAGGTTCAGCGAATTCTGTGACTAAATCCgcgaggacttgacccttgATAGAAGACCTAGGCATGTATTTAATGTCAAAAGCACCCAACAGTgtactccacatggcgatccttcttGTGTAATCGGCGCTTCGGAGCACCGACCGAAGGGGAAGCTGTGTTAAAACAATAACCGTTTGTGcttgaaagtaatgagggagcttccgTGTGGCGTGCACCACCGCCAGAATTGCTTTCTCCAATAGTAAGTATCGCACTtcggcctcatgtaatgatttactTACGTAGTATACTGGTCGTTGTACCCCATTgtcatcccgtatcagtaccaggcttacagcatgAGGGGCTACGACTATGTATGCAAACAGTACCTCATCTGcctcagggctagacatgatgggtggtcgcgACAAGTATTCCTTGAGTTACTGGAAGGCCCGGGTACAATCCTCCGACCACTCAAAACCTTTCCATTTATTTATCAAGAGGTAGAAAGGTCAACATCGGTCTGtagatcgtgatatgaaccggtttaatgctgcGATCATGCCAGTAAGTTTTTGTACTTCTTTAGgattccgaggagcctgtaggctATTAATCGCTTTGATTTGATCTGGGCTTATCTCTATCCCTCTGTGAGTTACCATAtagcctaggaatttcccagacttgaccccgaatgaacatttggaagcattaaGCCGCAActtgtgctcccttaagatgtCAAAGATGATCTCCAGGTCCTTTACGTGCTCGGACACTATTTTGCTTTTTAcgaccatatcgtctatgtagacttcaataaTTTTTCCCAGCTGTGGTTCGAACATTCTGGTTATCATTTTTTGGTAAGTTGACCCTGCGTTCTTCAGTCCGAAGGGTATTACCTTGTAGTGATAGTTCCCAATGGGTGTCATGAACGCCGTCTTCTCCTGATCCTCTAatgcaaggggtatctgatgatagccctggaaggcgttcAAGAAGCTCATTCAAGGGTAACCTACAGTTGCATCCACCAGTCGGTCAATTCGAGGTAAAGGGAATGGGTCTTTTGGGCATGCCTtattcaagtctgtgaagtccacacagactcACCACTTTCCCGTTTTCTTTCTCACCACCACCGTATTTGCCAGCCATTTagggtaaaaaacttctttaatGGCTCCTGCCTTTTTCAGCTTCATCACTTCGTCTCTAACAACACTGGCATGTTCCTTTGAAGGAcgtcggggtggttgcttctttGGAATGGAAGATGGGTTAACGTtcaagtggtgacaaataaggctagggTCAACCcccggggcatcgtaggcgtcccatgcaaacacatcaatatttCTTCTCAGAAACCcgaccagttcctctttttcttgaggagGCAACTCGGAGCCGACCTGGAAAAATCTCTCCGGGTCATTGTCAACGACAAACTTTTCTAAACgctcacaccttatctcctcggctggCTCATTGACTTGCCCTGCCGAggtggctggttgctataagttcTCAGAGGCCGAGGACTCGGCATTGGACCGACGtgagatggcggccaccatacactgcCTAGCCATGGCCTGATCTCCACGAATTTCTTCTACTTGGCCtttggatgggtattttaccttttggtgaagtgtggaggatacAGCTTCTAGGGCATGGATCCATGGCCTAGCTACTATCGCTATGTAGGGCGAGTAGGCATCGACCACGATAAAGTTCACTTCCACCACCTCTGATCCAGTCTGTATTGTTAGTATGATCTGCCCTTTTGGCGTGACAGTCTTCCCTTCGAAGCTGATAAGGGGAGAGTCGTAAGCTGTCAAATCCTCCGGCCtcaggttcagccccttgtataaaTCAGGGTACATTACTTCTACTGCGCTACCTGGGTCTACCAGCACCCTTCTCACATCGAAACCTCCGATTCTCAGCGTAACCACtaaggcatcgtcgtgaggttggatagttccccttttatcctcgtccgagaatcctaATATTAGCAAGCTTctctttttagaccttttaaaTTCTCTTCCCCCGTCCTCGGTGGAGAGCCGAGCCACAGACAACACCTTGGAAGGAAATGACCCGGTTCTTCTTGGAGCGGCGAGGATGACATGGATTGTTCCTGTGGGGGGTCTTAAGGATGCATCTTTTCGAGGCTCTTACATCGCCTGGCCCAGATGACCGCTCGAGGGGTGTAAAAGGTGACgcaactttccttctcggaccaactgatctaggtgattccatagattcctgcaatcctcagtggtatgtCCATGGTCCTGATAATAGTGGCAATACAGGTTCTAGTTACGTTTTAAAGGGTCTCCAGCCAtatttcccggccatctgaagaagGGTTCGTTCCTCactttctccagcacctgtTGTATTGGCTCTCTGAACACGGCATTCACCGTTTGCATGTTACTTTGTCCAGCCTGTCTCGAAAAATCTTTTCTCAGCTGGTTATGGTTATATCGTTCCGACCTGAAGTCATTCGCTTTGGGGGGAATGATcttttcctttccctttccttgtaGCTGATCTttttccacccttttgtacttgtcaatcctatccatcaactgatgaacgttggcaactggtttaccggtgagagatttccttaagccatgctcggtggggaggcCACTTTTAAATGTGCTGATAGCGACATCATCATGGTTCTCATCCAACtcgttatacatctcccaatatctattCGAATACGCCTTCAGGGTCTCTccctcgtgcatggataaggacaataaCGAACttaggggtcgagggactctactatttgtaataaagcgagagcagaaagcttgagtgagctaCTTATAtgagcctatggaatttgtcttcaggctgttgaaccatctcatcgccattggtcccaagctggatgggaagactttgcacattagggcttcattttgcgagtagatagcaattttttagttaaactgactcacgtgctccactgggtcTGCTCGGCCGTTGTAGATGGCGAACGTTGGTTGATTAAAGCGTCGAGGCaacttagccccttc contains:
- the LOC126728165 gene encoding uncharacterized protein LOC126728165, with product MYPDLYKGLNLRPEDLTAYDSPLISFEGKTVTPKGQIILTIQTGSEVVEVNFIVVDAYSPYIAIVARPWIHALEAVSSTLHQKVGSELPPQEKEELVGFLRRNIDVFAWDAYDAPGVDPSLICHHLNVNPSSIPKKQPPRRPSKEHASVVRDEVMKLKKAGAIKEVFYPKWLANTVVVRKKTGKWLPLNELLERLPGLSSDTPCIRGSGEDGVHDTHWELSLQGIAIEKSLRFGFSATNNEAEYEALLQGMMMVRKLGGRAMEAFSDSKLVIGQVMGELEARDARMQEYLGRVKRL